The genomic DNA GGGCGTTCTGCTCGCGGCTGGCCCGCTGCTGGATGTCGAGGGCAACAAGACAGGGGCCGGGCTGATGCTGCTGCGTGCCGAAACTGCTGAGGCCGCACATGACATTGCTGCGGAGGATCCGCTTCACAAGGACGGTTTCCGCAGCTTCGAGCTATCGGAGTGGACCCTCAAGGAGGGCACATTGCTCGCCGCATTCGGCTGCGAACCCCGGGGCCAATAGGCTCGGGCAGGCATCTGACGGTTCGGATGGATGATAGGCCTGACTGGTCTTGGCGCCTAGATCCGCAGGCGTCGTCCTGTGGTGTGAGCCTGCCCGTGTCGTGGGCGCCGATTACATCACCCAAATGCCCAAGCCGAAAGCCACCGGATGTGCAGGACTTGGTCATAGATGATGTAGAGCAGCAGTCCCGAGATACCGGCGTAGCCAAGGGCGACAACGAGCCGATAGCGCGCCTATGTTAGCAGGTAGAGCGCGGTGAAGCCGAGCAGGGCGGCAGGTTGCCCGAGCAGAACCGCCGTGGCGATCATGCACGCGAGCAGGGCGAGAAAGAGCAGCGAGCGGCGGTCGGGCCAGTGCAGCGGGCCGCGACCCGGCCGCATCAGCGCGCGGCCATCTGTCATCAAGGCCAGCACCGCAAAGACGACCCCAAGGGGCGCGATGGCCAGCGGAAACAGCCGCGCCGAGCGGGGCCAGTCAAAGGTGGGCACGATGGCTGCGGCAAAGGCGCAGAGGCAGATGAGCCCGAGTGCGATCGAGAGTGTGTGGCCTGTCTGGCTGTCGGGCAGGTCATCTGCGCGGGCGGCAGAGGTGCGCCGCGCTTTCACCATGGTGCGCACTGAGAGCAAAACTGCCAGCACGAGCAGCGCCAACAGGATCATCGTCAGCGGGCGGGTGGCGAGATCGGCAAGGCTGAAGGTTTGCGAGGAGAGCACGAAGGCGTTTTCCATCACCGGGCCAAGCACGAACCCGAGCACGAGCGCCGGGCGGGGCCAGCCGCCGCGCTTCATCATGTAGCCGATGGCGCCGAGCGCCAGAACGGTAACCCAGCTGGCGATGTCGGGCGTGTCGAGCCATGCGCTCATGAAGACGAACATCAGCACCAGCGGCACGATCAGCTGCCCGTCGACAAAGGCCAGCCGCGCCACCTGTCGGCTGAGCAGCATCAGCAGCCCGGCGCCGACGATATTGGCGAAGATCAGCATCCAGACGAGCGAGAATGTGACATCAAGCTGGTCGCCCAGCATGGCGCGGCCCGGCGCGAGGCCGAGGATGGTGAAGGCCCCCAGCAGGATCGCCATCGAGGCGCTGCCGGGGATGCCTAGGCCCACGGTGGGGATGAGCGCGCCGCCGAGCACGGCATTGTTGGCCGACTCCGGCGCGATCACGCCGCGCACCTGCCCCCGTCCGAAAGGCGGGTCAACCTCGCCGCCGTCCTTGCCACGGCTGCTTTGCACCGCGTGGCCGTAGGCGACCCAATCGGCGATCATGCCGCCAAGGCCGGGAAGCATGCCGATGTAGATGCCGATCCATGAGCAACGGATCACCAGCCACCAGTTTTGCAGCGCATCGCGGATGCCGGTCGAGAGGGTGACGGTATCATCGCGC from Oceanicola sp. D3 includes the following:
- a CDS encoding YciI family protein, translated to MKIWALISKPLVEREAYLHRLPEHLARQAELEAQGVLLAAGPLLDVEGNKTGAGLMLLRAETAEAAHDIAAEDPLHKDGFRSFELSEWTLKEGTLLAAFGCEPRGQ
- a CDS encoding tripartite tricarboxylate transporter permease codes for the protein MFDAFLAGLQLVFTWPSPLYLMIGVAAGIWLGAVPGLGGITGVVIILPFTFGMDTVPALALILGVFAVTATSDTIASVMLGIPGTAASQATVMDGYPMAQRGEAARAFGAAFTASAIGGVMGGLAMAASLPVIRPLILSFGTPEFFMLGALGLTMVATISGASIGKGLAAAAAGLMLSQIGFPVASEEPRYWFEIMYLIDGLPLIPLVLGLFALPEMLDLAVRNTSISRVERDDTVTLSTGIRDALQNWWLVIRCSWIGIYIGMLPGLGGMIADWVAYGHAVQSSRGKDGGEVDPPFGRGQVRGVIAPESANNAVLGGALIPTVGLGIPGSASMAILLGAFTILGLAPGRAMLGDQLDVTFSLVWMLIFANIVGAGLLMLLSRQVARLAFVDGQLIVPLVLMFVFMSAWLDTPDIASWVTVLALGAIGYMMKRGGWPRPALVLGFVLGPVMENAFVLSSQTFSLADLATRPLTMILLALLVLAVLLSVRTMVKARRTSAARADDLPDSQTGHTLSIALGLICLCAFAAAIVPTFDWPRSARLFPLAIAPLGVVFAVLALMTDGRALMRPGRGPLHWPDRRSLLFLALLACMIATAVLLGQPAALLGFTALYLLT